The stretch of DNA ATTTCAATTCTTATGTTCCATCGAAGCCCACAATAACGCCTCAATGCTCGTGCAGTGGACTGAAATACTGGAACTGCTTTTGCTCCTGAACATACTTCAAAGTGTGAATTGTACCGAGTGAACTGCTCTGCAGGTCAGTGTTTAAAGCatcagctggaattggctccagccccccatGACCCTGCACCACGGATAAGAGATGGATGAGTGTCAGGGCTGGACGGACCAGGATGATATCTCAGTAATACATTTTACGtttcttttttgatttatttatatatctacAGTATCTTCGCAGAAAAtgcaatataatataatatatgtgtgtgtgtgtgtgtgtgtaccctgCGTGGAGTGACTATGTTTGTACATCAATATGTCTTGGGGCTGACATGACACATTTACTAATCAATAATTCCAAATTACTGTGGGAGATGCTGCAACAGTTACAGTTATGGGAACAGCCAACAGATTCTCTTTTCTGTGCACACAGGGagagcagaggtcagaggtcagtggcAGCTGGAACACTTGGGGATTATAATGCTTCACACACAACAGTGCTCATGAGCAGGGCTTTAATCTGACTGTCTTTAACGGATACAATGTTTAAAGGCTTTGGTTTAACAACACTAGGCTACTTTAGGCGCAGCCACAGAAGTGTAGTGTGTGTGGCTAAAGGTAGTGAGGTCGAAGGATGAACACTCCTCCTTATTACACTTTTATATCCAAGTTCTTCAAAACACCACGAGCTGCAAAGGCGCATTAATATGATGTAAAagctatttcatttatttataaatagtttaaattgtatctatttatttatttatttggtaaCAAATAAAGACTGCCAACGAAAAGTGATTTCCTGGTTTAACTTGGATGATAAAGGTTTTGCCCTCGGATAGAGCTGTTAGGATGTAAATATATCTCTCCCACCTTGAGCTATAGCGATGGACTCGAACTTGTGCAGCTCCCGCAGCAGAGAGCTGCGCTCGGACGGATGGAGGCTGTAGATGAACTCCTTGGCTCCGCGGGGAGAGTTGAGCGGCTCCACGGGCTCCGGGTGAGTTCCCAGGTTAACCCGCTGCACCAGCTCCGGGGAGAACCGTGACGGGGAAGAGACGGCGGACGTCGGCTGGCTGCCCAGTCCGGATCTGGCCAGCCCGGTCCCGGCTCTCAGAGAGAGGGCGGGCCGCAGGACGCTCCGCAGGCAGGGCAGCATCTCTGGGACGAAGGACGGGGGAAGAGCCGGGGACCTGGTGGAGGACAGGAGGGGGGAAAGGGTCACAGGCCTGCCGTCCACCTCTGCTGCCGACACATGAAAACGCacaaccgccccccccccctccgggTTATTCAGGGGCAAACCGCTCGGGCCTGACGCAACATCCACATGATTTACCACCAACAGGAGGCAGGAAGCGGCAGAGGATGCGACAGCCTCCCCAAAACCAAAGTTAAGCTCGACTTATCGGACGCACCTCGGTCGGTCGATGCTCGGCTGTCCCGGGCCAGCAGCACCTCCTCCACGGGAAACCTCGAACACGGACGCCGCTCCGGTGGGGATGAAAGTCCCGCTGCAGCTTCTGGTCGGTGAtcgcaataataataataataataataataataacaatgaaaaagaCGCTCAGACGCGACAGACTGACATTTTGGCGAGCTGGAGGCTGACGGGATGGAGGAGGGCGCTCCGGCGGCAGAGCCCCACGAAGCACTTTCCAATGGCAGCGCTGCTTCCCTCCGTGCGTAGCGGTGACGGCGGACGTACGCAGGCTGCGCAGCGGCGTTAGTCACTGTATCTGcctaaaggaaaacaaatgccGCATGTGACCTGATCAGATCAGGTAGTAATTAACCTGACTGTGCAGTTACAGTGTAGCGATACCTAAAAACTTGAATCATACACTGGAGATCAGGATCGGTGAGACAACTGACTGGGAATGAAGGAAACTTCCCCTGTAGTTTAGTGAATGACACAGAtcattgttttgtctgttgGGTGTACTCCCGTTCCCGCCCTTTACTCTTGTGCACTTGGGGCATTTGGGCTATTCAAAGCAGAGTCCACACCCAGAGAAAATGTGACACCCTGCGGAAGTGGGTTGTTCCACAGAGGACGTCTCCAGATGGGGAGGAAGCGGACATGTGACTTTGTTTTAGTCGCATTTCTAACGTCCTCAGGGTGGGTGGACTGGTGCCTTTTTCCAGACTGAAACCATAAAGCAGGTTTGGGTCAGGAAAGATCGGCCATGAGCGGCCTCTGGTGGCCAGAAGGAAACACttcacctgtgtgtgtcctgaccGGTTTACAGACTGGATTGTCCAGGTGTCCAGGTTTTGTCATGAGCAATGACATTACCACAAAAACGTTTCTACACGTGTACAAAACCATCCATGTGGTTGAAAAAAATTAAGGTTAACAGGTCAATTCTGTGGCAGCAAGCTTCCTCGGTCGACTGATGAAGACTGTGTGATGCAGTAACGCTGCCGAAGAGCTTATAAACCAGCATGACAATATCATATCATATAAAATTTCTTTCTTACTATCAGGGAAGTTGTGTGATGCCATAGTTGCTACATTTGATGCACATGGTGGCTGCAAACTTGAAGATTCAAGAAGCCGTTGGGCCAGaacaaatttagatttttattatattgCTAAAGCTGtcatcacacaaaaaaataacaacctTTGACTTTCTGAAACAAACTGCATCATAGCCTGTTGAACTGTACAGGGACAGATAGAGAGCTCAACTCTCCTTTGAGGGGTAATCAGCTAAAAACCTAACTAGAAACCAGGTTTAACTGTACTTTCATTCCTCCCACAAACTATAAACGTCTTATTTATAGGATATAGTGACATTTGGCTGCTCtgataatatatatttatactagcaatttaaatatgaaaattacaGGTCAACAATACAAATCTTAGATAGGTGGACGGCtaaaaagagcaaacaaaaaatatgaacatcTTTAACAATATTGAAAACCGAATCCTGGGTTTCCCATAACATCTATGTTGCTCTTTTTAAAGTTCAACATTACATGGGGTGGTGATAAAGATGATACATTTGTTTGGGTCCTCACTTTTGCTGTCTTCCCTCCAACTGTACTTCTCTGAATGCATTGGAAATATggtgaaaacacatgaaaagacTGGATTTTTACACCAAGACGTTCGCTGGAACTCAGGTCATATAAAGCCAGAAAGACCAGATGCTGTAGGCagtgtgcagtttgtttttgaaattagTTGAGCTCAGTCATTCACCAatttttacaatatttcaaagaaaaatttaaGGTGTAATGGCTATAAAGATGTACACCTTTCAGACTGAACTGAGACTGAAGGTCCGTACCTCTCAAAATCTGCACTCATAATACTGATTTCTACGTCTCCATTACTTCTGTTTGTGCCTGTAGGTCAGACATACAACACTTTTCAGTTGTTACTGTTCAGCTTAAAACCAGCCActattaaaatgcagttttagcATGCGTGTGAAATCAGGGACATAAATGAACAGTATTAAGATGGTCATGAACATTTCACTGCTGCGAAAACCTGATGAACAGTACACCATTTGATAGCACATGCATGGATACAGGGAACAACTCTATTACTCTGATACTTTATGGAAGTATAAAAATAGAGACgggttgagaaagaaaaagaaaataaattaaaaaaaagtatgaattCCTGGACTATCTTGTACAGCTAAATAATATTTACACTTTCATACATGTCGAGTTCTCACAGTGCttgaactgaaaagaaaattaaaacacagactCCAACTCACGAACCCTACTTGTCTTACGATGTTGCAGTCTGAGGAAAAGCTCATATTTTCAAAACATCCTATTATCTAGATTCTTAAAAACTTGCGTACTTGTGACAGATTTCTTAAATTATACAAACGTTTTCAAAGCATTTCGCCAGGATCATAGCATGACAAACTGTGTTTGGACTAGACTTTGTACCAttagcaaaaatacaaaaacaaactagcaacaacaaaaacacattgtagATTACATGTAAAAGTCTAATTAATCAAAAGGATGCATGCAGGCTACATGTGCTTCGAAGAGAAGATTTCAATAACGGTGACCTGAATAAAATCAGCATGGCTGTACCGATTACAACTTTAAACGGAACTTTCAAAgcatcaaaaaatattttgcttcaTTCATCTTGACATTTGTTAGTAATATTGTGGGAGATGAATGTGCAGGTTGCAATATGGCTAATAAGAAGATACAAATGTTTACGAGTTACGCTAAAAAGGGTGACGTGTATTTGCAAACCCCTTAAGAGTTCTACAAAGCTCAGTGTGTAGACGCTACcagttaaatgaaaacactgaacagagaaaaacaatccAATTCCAGAGGCAATGGGTtgtaatatataataaacatcaattaagaaatgaaactgaatgatTTTGGCACTGTGGAGCAGGTTGATACAGTGGAGCTACAGGCCTGCACTACGCTCGACAAAAGAAGTGGGCAAAATTATTTACAATTTGTGTAgataataaaacaacacaaaatagaaCTCTCCTGTGCGCTTTATTCACACTGCCATGTCCTTAGACTTTGACTTGGGTGCAGCGCAGTGAGTTCCTTTTTGAGAAGCTCTCTCAGTTGTTCTTACCTGATTCCATGTTGACTTTGTTGAAATCCCACAATTTTAGCATGGGAATTGTGAGAAGACGACAACTTTGACTATGCAGCACATTCCTGTCAGAGTGTCTCAGAGCGGTGAATGCAATTCAGCAGTTCCCAAATGGAGCCATTACTTTGTAGTGCATGTGAATGTTGCTCTTGTGACACTGTGTTGTACTTGGAGTGGTTATTGTGCTCTTTCTGCCAAGTCACAATGCAGTTAGATTGCTTCATTTCTCCTCCATGTTCCAATGCACTGCTACAACATTAAGTGTTTACACACATTGCTTTCCATATTGTCCTTGTCCAACCCTCAGCTTTGGGGAGAAAACTGGATAAAGTTCATCTTTATACTCCTCTCAAAGATACGAACACTGTGCTGTAATGTTGCTCCCTCATGTTATtaagaaaaacaactgcattTTTCACACTAAGATGATGCAGCTTTGGGCTCAAATTTGTAAGTAATAGGCCAAAATACTATATTTGGGGGCCTATATTAGAAATGAGGTCTTCTCTTTATACAATTACTCAACTATACAACAGCTTACGTGGGCCTTATGTGGACCTCTGAGACCAAACCTATCTTTACAGAATTTGGGATAACCTGAACCTTACATGTATAAATTTCCATCTCTGTATACATTGTTTCTATAGTGAGACATTCCCACTAACATACATTTACAGGATGAGAAATACAGAACAGATATCAATGATTCTATATATTGCATTTCTATCAGCAACAGGTAAAGCCTTTAACCTCATATACAAATAAAGTGAAGGAGGTGCCACATATTTCTGATTTGAGATCACCTGTTTCTTGTGACCCTCGCCTGTATATTATGATGATGCCATCATGCAATGCGTGGTGCAGAGCGATCGTTGGTGAGGGTTCTCTTAAGTTTGACCCCCTTCCGTATGGCCACCAGCATGTTTCCATCTCCCCCTTCTccagcctcctctcctccttccagcCCAGTGTCACTCTGAAGGTGCTGCTGGGTCAGTGGGATGGTGGGAGGGTTGGTTGTAGCCTGACCACTCCAGGACATTACAGGCAGCGTTCCGGCATCCTCCACTCCTGTGAATGTTGGAGAATCTGggctttcttcttctcctcctcctcctccccctccccctatGTCCTCTGCATTCCTGCTCCCATTAAATGTTCCTGATACATCAGGCACTGTTGGGATTTTTACTGGGATCACAGGTGTACGAATAGGGATGGGTCCAGTCCCTACAATGGAGCCTAAACGGCGAGCAGAAGGTTTTGATGATGGGGTTCGGCGAATTGTGGCAACCCCTGGGGTAACGATAACTGGACCATGTCCTGCAGGATAGGAGCCAGAGGCATTATGGGAACTGGATCCTGAATAAAACCCCTGACCTGAACATGAGCctgcaataacacaaacacaacacaaataattaTATGAATTTCACAACAATGTAATATCTTGCAATAGACTATATCAAACTATATTATTGTGTTTTAAGATGTtattaacaacacacacacaactggtACCTGGAGGGGTGGGAGGATAAGCCCCAGTAGGGGCAGCTTGATAAGCTCTTGTATGCATAGGTGTGGGTGGATAGGGCCCTGAGGGGTAAGCCCCCTGCCCAGGGTAAGGAACCTGTGTGCTAGGTAGGCCAGCTGTGGACGCTGGACGCTTGGTCTGAAACATGCGCCGGTAGGATTGACTGATGTCGCTGTTTCTGGGGATGGTGGAAGACTTGTCAAAATCAGACTGCTGCTCAGGCTCTTGATCCCCAGCCATTGAGAAATAATCATAATCAGACACTAGAggggcagaaaaacaaaagttggcAATGCACTTGTAGAACAAACTGTGTTGTAACACTAGAATAAAGATTGCAGTGTACTTAGAAAGCTAAATTAATTCTAGAAAGTACCCTGTGAAGGTATAGTGTCTTCAGAGCAGCAGggtgtgttggtctgtgtgctGTAGCCACTGGAACATTGAATGGAGTCTCTGCTGGACCTCTGGGTGTCCAGCTCCAGACCTCTGGATAGGGCCAGAGCCAGTTCCTCATGGGCCTCAATATCACCAGCCTGGAGTAATCACcccatgaaaaaacaaaacaaaaccaaaagcatTTTTAATAGAGACCAAAAGTTTGACTGCGTGGATCCAGACAGATacaatgcatttaaaatattaaaaccattAGGTGCAACTTAATAGAGCCATTAAATAGGAACATTAGTGGTGGACACCTCATTCATGTGGTCTTAATGCCATAGCTGCAAAAACATCAGCCCTGCTGGAAGTTGACTGAGAGGTCGGCTGAAATTTAAGCATTAAGCTGCCATCACATGTAGACTGACCTCTGCTCATATGCTTCATCAAGTATTGCCAGAGAAAAAAGGTTAATGAGTCACTGCACAATTGTGATGTTTCTGGGTGGGAATTTccctccagctgcagcaaaGTGCAGGAGCTCTCAAGCACAAAGTCGACAAGAAACATAAATGGACAGAACATCCAGATGTTCTGTCCATTTATGTTTCTTGTCAAATCTTATTGAGCTCCTTTTTTTATCTAACAATATAAACCAGCGTTATGAAAAGCAAGCAAGAGGCAGGAACTAAAACTAACCTTGAGAGGTGAAGCTACAGTCATGCTCTTCTCTTCCACTGTTGCAGACTGGTTTGGCAGTGAAGTCTGAGCTGTGAAGTTCAAAATTGAGGCTGGGCCACTGTCACTGCTCATACTGCCATTACTTTCTATTACAGCTGGAGTCTCCTTATCCTTTTTCCTCCGAAGTGTGTTGACCATAGGCTGGTCATAAGGCCCTGGCTTTGCCCAGTCCTACAAAAAAGAAGTGATAATGTTTACTGCTGACACTTCACATTTccctgatttgtttttgatgagCATTTAGCATCTTTATtccttcatttcactttcagttttatAATCTGCAGATTTTATTAAAGAATaaacactgataaaataaatgcatcccTTATTTACATTAAACACACTGTGGATAAGAAAGATGGGACTGATTTAACATTCAGGACAGATGAACAAACCTTCCAACTGGGGACACGAGATGAAGGCACCATGGGGGAACCCACTGTGCAGTAGTGAGGGTAGTCTGGCAGCAAGGCTGAGGCGGGACGTGACCATGAATGAGAGGGGCAGGAGGTGGTTGAGGATGTGGAGGAAGTAGGTAAGAACGGGAAAGCAGTACTTGACACTGAGCCTGAACTTCCCCCATTGCTATGCAGATAGGGGGAACTGGCTGGACTGTAGTGGTCAAAGCCATTGGCCAACTGGAAGTGTGTGCATCAGTGGGAGTACAGATgataacagaaacaaacacaaaatgggATAAATTactaaaatgataaaatgtggaaaataaaaatgaaccaaCATATCACTGAGGAGAAATCGTTgacagtaacacaaaaacaacaaggaagATTGTTGATCACATTAATgcagaacaagaaaaagaaaaaaaatggtcaCAAAAGTAAAAGCAGCTATAACAAAAGAGTTCAAAAGCTTTTTGGTTCCTCTAACGTCTCCCTAACAAACTAAAGTAAATGGAATGTACAACCATGTTTAAAGgaccaacaaaaacattttggggAAAAGAGGGTAAGCTCCACGGCAGTTGAGTGTTATTCACCTTGTCAGTAGGTTGCTGAGGTGCAGTAGTAGCAGCGAGAGGAGGGCAGTCGCTGTGAAGCTGTCCAGTCTCTGACACCTCAGAGGAGCTGGAACTGGGACAATGCTGGGACAGCAAAGGCAGCCGCAAGCAGGCACAGAGATGTgaccagagggagagaggaggaagggcaGAGAAAATGACATGTGCAGGGGGAAGGaggcagcaggtggacagaGGGGAGCAGTTTATTAGAGAGCAGAGGCAACTTTCCACAGTTCTCAGCAGTTAGTGAGCAATACAGTTGAGTGACTGTGGAAGCTGGGAGTCAACATTCAGAACATGGACATCAGCAGTGTTATGTTAGAGGTGTCGGAGCCTTGTTAAATGGAAGTAAAGGCACTTCATTGGTATGCAGAAAGTATCCTTACAAAGTCATATTTTAAATGGAATATATACAAAATTTCATCCCTGTTTTGACAGCATTAATACAGCACTCAACACAGGCCCAAAGAGAAACAATTAattacagcaataataataacaaaaataaacataatgatTTGCTCTTGTTGCTGTTGATTAGATAGTATAACATGTTGGTTTGCTCTTTTCTCCAGAAGGTGAGTAAGAGTCAACAACAGAACTGCAGCCTGTTCTTGAGTTGATCCCCATGGGCATTAAAACAGATCCACCTTATTTGTCCCTGTGTTAAGGCCTAAGTTCTGGTGAGTCTCATAGCCATGTGACTGCTCTCTTTCAAAGATCAGCTACTGTAAATACACTAAGAATGAGACACTGAGAAGATAAGACTCCCAGGATTGTATTGTGAGGGGTCAGGTATGGACTTGCCAAACCACTGCACTGCATCATAAAAACTGGAGTCTAAGCAGACTAATGTGTTATGGCTCGGAAACTCTGGAAACATCAATGGTTGATCTCAGACCACAAACCCCACACAGACCCACTGCTGGAATATCTCCCTGATAATTATATGAAAAAGTATATGGGACATTGTGTCTGACAGTGAGATAAAAGTGACAGAATGAGACTGGCTGATAGAGACAAACTCTAAGTGCCTATAAAACATAATGGTGACACTGTAACATGTCATTTTACTGTGATATACAGCATTTAGTGAAAATACATCATGCTGTGTGCTCATGCTGAGGCAAGTTTAACCAAACCACAGTCTGTCACAGCAGTGAACTCTTTAATAACAGGATGGGGCTGACCTGTTTTGCCCTAGGCTAGAATGGAGGCAGACTAATTTCCTGTACATTTAAGCAGTGAAATGACCTCACCATGATCACATGAGCTTATTTCTGCCAGCTAACTGCCTCTCCTGGTGACTAGGGCAGATGTGCGGATTGCTGATTTGAGGTTCTCTTTCACTACAATAGCTTGTAAATAACTAGTAAATCTTAAGCATATGTGGTTTTGCAGTCTTGTACATACTTGGCCCAAACATTGTGGTTAATTGTGGGAGGATGAGCTTTTTGTCTTACCTTTGTTTCAGCTGGCATAGGTGAGGAAGATTTTAAAGATGTGTATTGGTCGTGTGATGAGGAAACGAAGCCAGAGTCGTGGGAGGATATGCTCGATAGTCGAGCCGGGGTCTGCTGCGGCAGCGTGGAGCTACGGTACCGATGGCGGGGGTGATGGTGGTGGAAGAGGTggtgtgaagaagaagaggaagaagaggaggaaggagaatgAGAGTGAGAGCCACTGGATCCCCTGGAGTCACTACTGTTAACGCTGTTCAGACTACTGTGAAATGGGAAGGAGTGAAGGATGAGGGGAAGACCAGAGGAAGGAGAAGTGCCAGTGACAGGCAGGGTAAAGAGAGTCAAGTTCACCCAAAGACATGGATTGAAGAGACAAAGTTGGGtaaagaagaaataagaaataaaggAGATAGAGTGAAATCAGAAGATTGGGGGAATGTGGAGGAGACAGGATGGGAAACAATTAACACGGCAAACCAAGATGCAGCAAGCAGTGACTGATGCCAATCCAGTCAAACAGCAAAAATCAACCAACATAAGAGACATAAAATCATCATGTCAATAATCGCAGGCAGGAAATTACAGGATTTCATGCCTTTAAGTGAGCTTTCTGAGAATATTCACACAATCACTCATGATAAGCAAGCTCTGGGTCTAATTATTGTGTTAACTGAGAAGCACCCAATTTAACCATTGAGGAAAATTGTACATTACAAAACCAGACAAAACTACTGTAGAACTACTGTAACCTATTGCGATTGTACCTTGCAATGAGAACATACTGCGTTTGGATTaggcaaataaaaatacagtataATACATCGCAAAAAGGTTTAGtaagaaaaaagtttttcactgtcagctgaATGTATGATAATATGACATTGATTTAAAATATATCACTGTCTTTGATGTAATGGTTCTCCATGGTGGGTTTTGGTTAAATTACACAGCACCCACAATATTGGTTTGATATGAttttatcaaaaaaagaaaagaaaaaagaaaccccaTAAAAACCTAAACATAAAACTTATGTAACTCAAACAAAAACTCATTGGGAGATGCAGAAAAagcagggaggacagagagtAGAGGACATGGTCTGAACAGCTACAAAGCAAATgcttcatttctttaaaaaatccTCTCAGCTTTGAGTTTTATATTTGATTCTATAGACAAACACAATACTGTACATTTTCTTCAACAATATAGGACCAATTGACCTGTACTACACAATGAagtgaacaacaaacaaacaaacaaaaaaaaaaaaaaaaacccacttcaTCTAAAAAAATTCTGTCACAATGAGGAGATGAAGCAGCCAAACTATCACTACAAAAATGGTTCATATTCACCACTGGGTGGCAGACACAGATTGGGAGGGACAACAAAAAGTTTCTCTATGCCTTTGTTTACCACCTTACACTGTGGTAAGCAATCCCAGAAGATTTTAGTTATTAatagggttaaaaaaaattcaaataaataaataaaaaagactttttcacATTATAGCAGGCCCTGTATGTATAAATGCTATTGCAATACTATACAACCTCTAATATCCCTTAATAGTAGATGCAGTTCCCTCCACATGTTTCTTAGTTCTAGGAAATTGGCaccaaaatgtaatttaattttccatttgtcAACAACTGATCACAGATAGGCTTCATGGATGAAGTAAATGTTTACTTGAAAACCAAAGccactcctttttttatttacttgtgaCTTGTGATTTGCTTTTGAAGCCTACCTGCACATGCTAGACTTCCTGGATATAGTGGTGCTGGGGGATGAGGGTGGTGTTTGATATGACCAGCCGTAATCTGAGTTCTTCAGGTCAAGGATCACCTGATAGGGGGGGAAATATTAGTCATGGTTAGTTGTACCTGGAAGTACAAAAGCTAAACAAAgtctcttaaaaaaacaaaatcacaacatACTGTTCAGGCTGTTTGATTTTTGATGTTATCCCTCACCTGCTCACTAGCTGGGGGAAGCTTGtgtgggtcagaggtcagggctTTGAGGTCGTCAGAGATGGCCTGGAGGTGGGTCACTTCTCCCAACAGAGAAATCTCCTCATCCTGAAAGGATCAGTGAAAGAGGGAAACATGTTTGTTAGTTGTATAATGAAGTAGCAGAAGCTGCATAAAAAATATCTCTACAATCTGCGGGAATAGAACAAAATGCACTGTCACTGTGAAGTGAGGTTACTTTCTGATGCTTTCTCTAATTCACACCCTCCGACTGTACTCACCACTACAGGCTGCAGCATGGTTACGAAACAGCAGAATCTCAGTCTCTCCTCTATAAGAGCCTTCCTCAGCgcctgtttctctgtctcttctaGTAGAATATATTTATCACTAACATCCTGCATGGCGCTGTCCAACTGAGGCTGAATATCACCACGaccttggtttaaaaaaaacaacaaaacaaaacaaaaaaaaaaaaaaacatagacaAGATGAATGTCATTACAGGTATAACAAAATTAGCCACTCACAAGGAAACATATATTGGCTGCACTAAGTAATATTTGAAGAAATTGAGCTACTGAGATAAATTTGACCACAAAACTTGAAGGACATTATCCTTCCTTAATCTTCCAACATAGCACTAAAACGTTATGCTACATTATCAACAACTAAATGATCATGTTGCAATGAAAGAACATTTGCCATCTCATGTAAGCCTGGTCTGTTATTGTTCCTCCCCATGTTATCTTCTTGAATTGTGGATGTTGTCATCTTCATTGCTACCATTTGAAGGTTTCCAGTAGTTTTTGGCCGTCACCTCAGCATGAAGGGCCACTCTTGTCATACAAGTGTTTCCTGTCTCTTGTTCAGAAGTAGGAACAGGGTTATCTTCTTTAGGCTAATCTCTTACTTGTCTCGGCAAGCGTCAGTGTATCATGAGAAGATACTCAAATACGAGAACCCATTTTGACTATCTCGCTACTGCTCTTTGTTAAACACTTAAACTCTGGGATGTTTTTTGTCAGGCTTAAGAGAGCTGTacatttgtgtgagtgtgtgtgttttcataaatgGCAAGAGTGCAAAAAGTAACTACCAGACCATCTGGTCATTGTGCTGTGTATGAGAGTGTGTAAATATGCATATGTAAATCTGTGAACATTTGAAGACAATGAAAAACCCAAGGTTATCCTGTTAttcagcactgtgtgtgtctacgTGCTACGTTTgtttaagtgtttgtgtggagtTGAGAAGATACCCAGAAGCCAAATCAAGCCTACTTGAGTTCTTTATGGAGGCAGGAATTCTGGCGACTGCCCAAGATGGCATTGTAGGCCTCAAAGGCATTATCCAACCACTCAAACTACActtacacataaacacacagtcttGACTTTGATACATCAAGGTTAAATCCACAGCGAACAACtctgtgttctgtctgtctgcctgtgtctgGGCAAAGATAACAAACTGGCATCTTTTGTTGAACATTTGTTCTGAGACCCTATACC from Echeneis naucrates chromosome 6, fEcheNa1.1, whole genome shotgun sequence encodes:
- the LOC115044698 gene encoding protein MTSS 1-like isoform X2, whose protein sequence is MEAVIEKECSALGGLFQTVIADMKSSYPIWEDFITKAGKLQSQLRATGVAVAAFLDAFQKVADLATNSRGGTRDIGSALTRMCLRHRSIEVKLKQFSMGFLEGLINPLQEQIEEWKRGVNTLDKDHAKEYKRARQEIKKKSSDTLKLQKKAKKGRGDIQPQLDSAMQDVSDKYILLEETEKQALRKALIEERLRFCCFVTMLQPVVDEEISLLGEVTHLQAISDDLKALTSDPHKLPPASEQVILDLKNSDYGWSYQTPPSSPSTTISRKSSMCSSLNSVNSSDSRGSSGSHSHSPSSSSSSSSSHHLFHHHHPRHRYRSSTLPQQTPARLSSISSHDSGFVSSSHDQYTSLKSSSPMPAETKHCPSSSSSEVSETGQLHSDCPPLAATTAPQQPTDKLANGFDHYSPASSPYLHSNGGSSGSVSSTAFPFLPTSSTSSTTSCPSHSWSRPASALLPDYPHYCTVGSPMVPSSRVPSWKDWAKPGPYDQPMVNTLRRKKDKETPAVIESNGSMSSDSGPASILNFTAQTSLPNQSATVEEKSMTVASPLKAGDIEAHEELALALSRGLELDTQRSSRDSIQCSSGYSTQTNTPCCSEDTIPSQVSDYDYFSMAGDQEPEQQSDFDKSSTIPRNSDISQSYRRMFQTKRPASTAGLPSTQVPYPGQGAYPSGPYPPTPMHTRAYQAAPTGAYPPTPPGSCSGQGFYSGSSSHNASGSYPAGHGPVIVTPGVATIRRTPSSKPSARRLGSIVGTGPIPIRTPVIPVKIPTVPDVSGTFNGSRNAEDIGGGGGGGGEEESPDSPTFTGVEDAGTLPVMSWSGQATTNPPTIPLTQQHLQSDTGLEGGEEAGEGGDGNMLVAIRKGVKLKRTLTNDRSAPRIA
- the LOC115044698 gene encoding protein MTSS 1-like isoform X4, translating into MEAVIEKECSALGGLFQTVIADMKSSYPIWEDFITKAGKLQSQLRATGVAVAAFLDAFQKVADLATNSRGGTRDIGSALTRMCLRHRSIEVKLKQFSMGFLEGLINPLQEQIEEWKRGVNTLDKDHAKEYKRARQEIKKKSSDTLKLQKKAKKADNLGRGDIQPQLDSAMQDVSDKYILLEETEKQALRKALIEERLRFCCFVTMLQPVVDEEISLLGEVTHLQAISDDLKALTSDPHKLPPASEQVILDLKNSDYGWSYQTPPSSPSTTISRKSSMCSSTLPQQTPARLSSISSHDSGFVSSSHDQYTSLKSSSPMPAETKHCPSSSSSEVSETGQLHSDCPPLAATTAPQQPTDKLANGFDHYSPASSPYLHSNGGSSGSVSSTAFPFLPTSSTSSTTSCPSHSWSRPASALLPDYPHYCTVGSPMVPSSRVPSWKDWAKPGPYDQPMVNTLRRKKDKETPAVIESNGSMSSDSGPASILNFTAQTSLPNQSATVEEKSMTVASPLKAGDIEAHEELALALSRGLELDTQRSSRDSIQCSSGYSTQTNTPCCSEDTIPSQVSDYDYFSMAGDQEPEQQSDFDKSSTIPRNSDISQSYRRMFQTKRPASTAGLPSTQVPYPGQGAYPSGPYPPTPMHTRAYQAAPTGAYPPTPPGSCSGQGFYSGSSSHNASGSYPAGHGPVIVTPGVATIRRTPSSKPSARRLGSIVGTGPIPIRTPVIPVKIPTVPDVSGTFNGSRNAEDIGGGGGGGGEEESPDSPTFTGVEDAGTLPVMSWSGQATTNPPTIPLTQQHLQSDTGLEGGEEAGEGGDGNMLVAIRKGVKLKRTLTNDRSAPRIA